A genomic window from Passer domesticus isolate bPasDom1 chromosome Z, bPasDom1.hap1, whole genome shotgun sequence includes:
- the ZNF475 gene encoding zinc finger protein 475 gives MPKTPVPRRPPFKVCYICGREFGSQSIAIHEPKCLEKWRIENDRLPKHLKRPEPRKPEVLTASGSYTLTDENEAAYYSAQAQLVPCRHCGRTFFPDRLPVHERCCKGGGRGARLPSATASKSGKEPRSGPASASDDPSKAHQGTSRAAPAVSDQAKVIRRPPTVICYICGREYGTKSISIHEPQCLKKWHQENDNLPKHLRRPEPKKPEVRTVQAKGFYDLDALNEAAWTSAQAQLVPCDICGRTFLPDRLIVHQRSCKPKPAK, from the exons ATGCCTAAAACACCTGTCCCAAGAAGACCTCCCTTCAAGGTATGCTATATCTGTGGCAGAGAATTTGGGTCACAATCTATTGCTATACATGAACCTAAGTGCTTAGAGAAGTGGCGTATTGAGAACGATCGGCTACCAAAGCACCTTAAAAGGCCAGAGCCCAGGAAACCTGAGGTCCTTACTGCTTCTGGTTCCTATACACTTACAGATGAAAATGAAGCAGCTTATTACAGTGCTCAGGCCCAGCTGGTGCCCTGTAGACACTGTGGCCGAACCTTTTTTCCTGACCGTCTCCCTGTGCATGAAAGGTGTTGCAAAGGAGGTGGCAGAGGTGCGAGGCTACCAAGCGCTACCGCTAGTAAATCTGGTAAAGAACCAAGATCTGGACCTGCCTCAGCAAGTGATGATCCATCTAAGGCCCATCAAGGAACGAGCAGGGCTGCACCAGCTGTATCAGACCAG GCAAAAGTGATAAGACGGCCACCAACAGTGATTTGCTACATATGTGGCCGTGAGTATGGAACAAAATCTATTAGTATACATGAGCCACAATGCCTGAAAAAATGGCACCAGGAGAATGACAACCTCCCCAAGCACTTGAGAAGGCCAGAACCCAAAAAACCTGAAGTCAGAACCGTGCAAG CCAAAGGTTTCTATGATCTTGATGCTTTAAATGAGGCTGCCTGGACCAGTGCCCAAGCCCAGCTAGTTCCATGTGATATTTGTGGGCGTACTTTTCTTCCAGACAGACTGATCGTCCACCAGAGGTCCTGTAAACCGAAACCTGCAAAGTGA